AAAGACCTTAGCGCTTGGGCCTCCCTGTCATGACAAAGAGCAGACCAAACCAACAAGACTGATATCACGACACGCCATGAACCGGTCAGGAGCTCTAAACCGCAACGTGCCATTTCACTTTCTCAagcaggagggcgaggtggcAGTCGTTTCCGTGTTTGACCCCCACCTTTACGACAGTACCAGCGGGACGGACAAGTCTGTGCTTCTGCCTTTTGGTCCCCTGACTTTATCCGGATTGATGTTTAATACACGGATGGGGGGTTGCGGTTGAGTCCATCCATGGGACGGGAGGAGTGCTGCCGTGTGGGAGTCAGATAATGTGGGGGTTTAGATGTTAAAAGGGAAACGGGAGCACCAAACGGAACAGTCAGGAAGGGTGGTAGTTTAAAACATTGGATCGGATTGACGGGATGGGGGTTCAATGAATGTAAGCTTGACcgttggttgttggttgtgttaTACTACAGATCCATCGGGTCTGGGCACTGCCGGGCCGAGATGGGACGGTTGATGGACGTGAGGTACAAGGAGTTGGACAAGGGAATATCTTGCAGTAATTTCACCTCACCTAACCACTACATTCAGAGTACAGTTACAGGCATATCCGACATGTTTACATTTTGCACTCGTGGCAAATTCAGTTTAGTTCCAACGTGGCGTAAAACGGATACCTTAGCAGGCGCCTCGggcagccttgagcttgagtTCTCTTTTTGCTCATGAATCGAACAAAAAACGTTTACTAAAATGTGCGACTGGGTAGGTAGTCTATCCGATGTCAGTCTGGTGACTTGAACAGATTGCTGCTTGTCCATTGCTTTACCAATTATTATCCTACCAAAAGAGCCGCTCTCGCAAGGGATTGCACCTATTACAGAAATAAACTAGGTTATCTCAGGGCCGCTCTCGGGTTTCCCACTTGGTACTACGAAGTTCAGGCATTGCATCGAGGTCAGGACTCTTCAACCTGAGCAGCTTCAAGGTTTCCGGAACAAGAGGCTCGAACTTTGGAGGACATTTTTGTTTGTTACCTTCTCTCATTTCAATTCTAAGCTGCCGAACAAGAGAACCCGGAGAAAGACGCGTTGTGATTTGGATTTGATCTCCTCCATGGGCTGCTTACTTGCCAGGCCTACAAAATCGTTGCATGTGTGATACCTGAATCGACATGTACTTTTGTGGGTAATGTTGACGTGATGAAAAGGGTCAAATAGGGGTAAAAGTGGATACCACGAGACTTGATATGGGCTGCAAGTTAGATGTCAACAGAAACCCGGAAGGTGTAAACATAAAATCTGTGTGACTGGACCACACTTCCATTCCTATCCAATTATGATATCTGTCTGTCTGACTCCTTCAGCCGTACTATAATCATACATATTCTGTCCCTCAAATTTATTTACACCCACGTTCTAACATCCTCACTTGAATTAAAGCAACTCCGCCGCGGCACCGCCAATAGCCAGCTTGCCagtctccttgaccttggtcTGGAAGATGACCTTGTTTTCTTCCTTCCACATCTCGGTGACGAGGGTCTGACCGGGGTTTACTGTGCCCGCAAATCTGACCTTGACGTTCTTGAACTTGCCAAACTTCTCGTAGACAGCCTTGCCAGCAATACCAAAGAAGCACAGGCCGTGGAGGATGGGCACCTTGAAGCCACCCATCTTGGCGAAACCGGGGTCGATGTGAAGGGGGTTGTAGTCACCGGACAACCGGTAGATGGCGGCTTGCTCCTCAGTGGTCTTCTCCTCGACAACGACATCCGGGGCGCGAGCGGGGGGCTTGTTGGCAGCAGTAGCGGCGCCACGGTCAGCAGGCTTCTTCTGCCCACCGAAACCACCGCACCCTCTGAGGAAGACGGTCATCTCGTTGTAAAAGACCTCCTCGCCAGTCTCagcgttggtggtggtgattccTTGCCTGACAATAGCGGCGTTGCCCTTGTCAACAACCTCGATGAGCTTACCCTTGGAGATGAGCTTGCCGGCGGTGGGGACTGGGTacttcttgacctcgagGTACTGCTCGCCGTGGAGGAGCATCatggggttgaagttgggAACGAGGTCGTCAAACGAGTAGGGGAACTCGGTATCGAATGGGGGAATGACGCCGAAGGTGGGGATGGCCTGGAAGTCCTCAGCACCCTCAAATACGTAGCGGAGATCGGTGCGCTTGGCACCAATACCAAGGTTGTAAAGCATAATGTCGCGCTCGGTGTAATTGAACTCAGTTCCCTTGCTCTCAGTCTTGAGGGCTTCTTGCTGGGCTTGGAGGTACTTGTTATCGCCGCCGGCGCTCTGAAAATTGACACAACAGCAGTTAGAGATCAAGTTCAAAACGTTGAAGGCTCATACATCATTCCATCATTATTCTACACAAAACACTATATGGTGACTATGGTACATGAAAAAATGGGGTGCTCATACCTTTCCCGAGCCGGACTTGTTCTCCATATTCGCCATGATCTTCTCGAGACTGTCCTGGGTCTTCGCGGGATGATCGGCGCGGTTGTcaaaggtgatgatgtcgttccagttcttgacaacctcctcaggAGTCAGGGGAACGTCGACGGGGAAGCCGTGACCAGCAGTGCGCTGCCACCTGGTCTGGCCGACCCAACCGCTGCCAACCTCGTAGAGGCCACCGGTGGGGTTGGGAACCTTGTCACTGGAGAGAGCGAGGACGAGAGGAGCAATGTAGTCGGGCTTGAAGGCCTGGACAAGCTCCTCGGGAAGGATGGTCTTGGTCATGGCAGTACCGGCGTTGGGGGCGATAGTATTGACGAAGATGTTGTACTTCGCACCCTCGAGCGCAAGAGCGCGAGAGAAGCCGAGAATGGCGCATTTCTACATTCAAGTTAGCATTTCAAACCATCTCACGTTCCACGAAAAGACTTACGGCAGCAGCATAGTTGGCCTGGCCAAAGTTGCCATAGATACCACTGGTGGAGGTGGTATTGACAACACGGCCGTACTTCTGCTTGAGGAAGTAGGGCCAGGCAGCCTTGGTGACCTTGTAGGTACCGCGGGCATGGACGTTCATGACTGGGTCCCAGAGGTTGTCGTCCATGTTGGTGAAAGCCTTGTCGCGAAGGATACCGGCGTTGTTGATTACAATATCGATACGGCCAAAAGTGTCAATGGCAACCTTgacaacagcatcaccgTCCTCGGCGGAGTACTTGGCACCGACAGCCTTTCCACCCATGGCCTTGATCTCATTGACAACATCGTCGGGGTTAACGAGATCGTTAACAACAACGGAAGCGCCAGCACGGGCAAAGGCCAAGCAGTAAGCACGGCCGATACCAGCACCGCCACCCGTGACGAGAGCAACACGGCCAGTGAAGTCGATCTTCTCACCTTGCTCGTTGGGGCCGAGCTTCTGAGACTCCTCCAAAAGGGTGAGGAAGTCGTTGGGTCCGCTGGGATATTGTGGGTTGGAGAAGTCGGTGACCTTGTTCCACTGCTTGAGAATGGCACCAGGGGTGTAGGTGTCGTCGCACTTGAGGAGCAGGCCGCTGGACCTCTCCCATCTGAGCTTGGCGATGTGACCACCACCGACCTCGAAGATGGAACCGCTCTCGCTAGTGTTGTTCTTGTGAACCAAAACGGCAACGAGGGGCACAACCCACTCAGGCTTCATGAGCGCGAGAACATCTGGGGGCATGACGGTCTCGGTCATGCGGCTGGCAGCAATGGGAGCAATGACGTTGGAGATAATGTTGTACTTGGCACCCTCCTTGGCGAGAGTCTCCGTGAAGCCAACCATGGCGAGCTTGGCGGCGGAGTAGTTGGCCTGGCCGAAGTTGCCGAACAgaccagcagcagaagcGGTGTTGATGACGCGACCGAACTTTTGCTTGCGGAAGTGAGGCCAGGCGGCACGAGCGCACTTGTAGCTGCCCTTGACGTGGACCTTCATGATGAGGTCCCAGTCCACATCCTTCATGTTCTTGAAGCTGACATCGCGGAGGATaccggcgttgttgatgagaatATCGATACGGCCGAAAGCCTTGATAGCAGTCTCGATGATCTTgtcaccatcctcgacgcTGTTGTAATTGGCAACGGCCTTGCCACCGGCGGCCTTGATCTCGTTGACGACAACATCGGCAGCCTGCATGACAAAACATTGTCAGCGATTGCCAATATTAGATTGAAGGCTGGCACGAAAGAACTCACCTTGGAGTCGTTACCCTCGCCCTTGAAAGAGCCGCCGAGGTCGTTGACAACGACACTGGCGCCGCGAGACGCAAAGAAAGTGGCATAAGCCTTGCCGAGaccgccgccagcgccgGTGACGACAACGACTTGGCCGTCGTATCTCAATTGTTCCGCCATTGTGTATGTGTGGTGTGAGgaatggtggtgagggaaaaggagagggATTAGATTCGTGAGGTAAAATTATACGAATGGCGGTTAATAACGAGCCGGATGCATCTGTCTTCTAATAAAGACCCGTGGATGTCCTTTGACGTCGGCAGGTGTGCTGGAGGGCAGCCAGATGACCCCTGTCCCCCTGTGTCCCAGTGCTGCCGGACTGTTAAGCCGAGGCACACGCGGTTGCCAGTGGCCGTATTCCATTCTCCACAGCCGTCTGTTTTGCCGAGAGCGGGGGCGCTAGTGCCCCCAGCCGTTCCCTTTCTCCAGGTTCCATTTCTTCACATGCCATTCTGCAATTCGACCCATCCCCCTGTTGAATCCGTCCATCCCAAGCCTCAAACCCCGTGAGGACTTGCAGCGGGAGAGCTTAtccccaacagcccaacCGGGGTTAATGTTAAGCTGCTGCAGTTTTTCCTCAGGGTTTCTATGCCTGCCCAGAAGCCTGTGGTTTTCCGTCCGGGGACGACACTTATGTACGAGTCATAATAGTCAACTTTATGTGTTGCCGGGGACCGACCTTGGCATCTCTTCTGAACAGACTTTGAGATGTCAACTCGGTTCGGTTATAAAGACAAATCCAGGACTGCCCGGACGGACCGGACCACTCGGAGGGCCTGGGCTATTTCTGGGCCCCTCGGACGTGCAAGGCCGAGTTCGACATGTGGTGAGCCGGAGTGACCCTGGCGCAGAGTCACATGAGTCGAGCTTTGTGTGGCAGCAAGCGAGGTCAGCTTGAGTTCGGGGCTACCAAGCTGTGCAAAGACCTGCTTCTACTTGCTAAACCGAGAGTCTCAGGGGCTTCGATAACCAGCTCGATGAGACCAATACCTACCTTCTCACAGATGCCGACGCATGGCGGACATCGGCGAAAGATCCAGAGTTTGCTGTCAGCTCGAACCTTATAGCTGAACGGCATTGGCCCGCCTGGAAGAATGAAGAAAGCgcaaaccccaacctctAAACGCGGAGAAATCCTTTTCCCCACActttccacccccaccaatTGCGGCTTCGACCCACTCCCACGCTCCAGAAGCTGCCCGCTGTCGTCATCGCTTTGGTCCTTTTCAAGACGTCGAGGCTTTGCAAGGCTGCAGCTGTGTCGCTGGACCACAGGTCCAACATCTGCAACACCAACCTTAATCTTCGAGAGAGCTGTATCCGTGTTTTGTTAGTAGCGAACCAGCAACAGTGTAGTCTTTCTGCTTTCTACACTCTCATTTTCTCCGCTTTTGGTATCTCCAGGACAGCCCAAGCGAAGAGCAACGCCCGGAGCTACCATTCGTACAGAACAGAGCTAtaaaaaagcaaaagcaagaATGGCACAATCTTTTGACGTTCCGCTGCAGTCACGAATCGTGGACGATAAATCGCCCATCTGCATCCCATTCATCCTGTCACGAATCGAGACCTACCAAAAACAGCACCCAAACACCTCCCGGCCATTCATCATCGGCCTGAACGGGGTCCAAGGGGTGGGCAAAACGACGCTGGTGCGGGCCCTGGCCGAGACCCTGCAGAGCCGGGAGGGGCTCCCGACGCTTGTTGTGAGCATCGACGATTTCTACCTGACGCATGCCGACCAGCTAGCCCTGGCGGCGGCCAACCCGGACAACCAGCTGGTGCAGTATCGTGGGGAACCCGGTACGTTGTGTTTTTCCTGATCCCCCGACCGATGTCTTGGCCCTCCGTCCCCTTATCCAGTCGATTACAAAAAACTCGCATGTATCCCTAACCCTTCCGAGCAGGAACCCATGATATTCCCCTGTtgacctccttcctctcctcactcacatcacccttcccccccgaAGGCATCCACGTCCCCAGCTATGAC
This genomic stretch from Podospora bellae-mahoneyi strain CBS 112042 chromosome 1 map unlocalized CBS112042p_1.2, whole genome shotgun sequence harbors:
- the FOX2 gene encoding bifunctional hydroxyacyl-CoA dehydrogenase/enoyl-CoA hydratase fox2 (EggNog:ENOG503NV6Q; COG:Q), coding for MAEQLRYDGQVVVVTGAGGGLGKAYATFFASRGASVVVNDLGGSFKGEGNDSKAADVVVNEIKAAGGKAVANYNSVEDGDKIIETAIKAFGRIDILINNAGILRDVSFKNMKDVDWDLIMKVHVKGSYKCARAAWPHFRKQKFGRVINTASAAGLFGNFGQANYSAAKLAMVGFTETLAKEGAKYNIISNVIAPIAASRMTETVMPPDVLALMKPEWVVPLVAVLVHKNNTSESGSIFEVGGGHIAKLRWERSSGLLLKCDDTYTPGAILKQWNKVTDFSNPQYPSGPNDFLTLLEESQKLGPNEQGEKIDFTGRVALVTGGGAGIGRAYCLAFARAGASVVVNDLVNPDDVVNEIKAMGGKAVGAKYSAEDGDAVVKVAIDTFGRIDIVINNAGILRDKAFTNMDDNLWDPVMNVHARGTYKVTKAAWPYFLKQKYGRVVNTTSTSGIYGNFGQANYAAAKCAILGFSRALALEGAKYNIFVNTIAPNAGTAMTKTILPEELVQAFKPDYIAPLVLALSSDKVPNPTGGLYEVGSGWVGQTRWQRTAGHGFPVDVPLTPEEVVKNWNDIITFDNRADHPAKTQDSLEKIMANMENKSGSGKSAGGDNKYLQAQQEALKTESKGTEFNYTERDIMLYNLGIGAKRTDLRYVFEGAEDFQAIPTFGVIPPFDTEFPYSFDDLVPNFNPMMLLHGEQYLEVKKYPVPTAGKLISKGKLIEVVDKGNAAIVRQGITTTNAETGEEVFYNEMTVFLRGCGGFGGQKKPADRGAATAANKPPARAPDVVVEEKTTEEQAAIYRLSGDYNPLHIDPGFAKMGGFKVPILHGLCFFGIAGKAVYEKFGKFKNVKVRFAGTVNPGQTLVTEMWKEENKVIFQTKVKETGKLAIGGAAAELL